The DNA region CCGTAAAACTACAGCCATTTTCCCCGATGATCGGTAGCCACACCGCCAGATCACACATTCGGGGAACCGACATGACCAAGCTCCTGGCCTCGCTGGCCGCCTTCACGGCCCTCACCGCCGCCGCCTCGGCCGCCGACCTGCCGCGCCGCGCCGCCCCGCCGCCGGTGTTCACCCCCGTCCCGGTGTTCACCTGGACCGGCGCCTACTTCGGTATCAACGCCGGCTACGCCTTCGACGCCAGCGACCGCAACACCGGCAACACCTTCGCCGTCCCCTTCCCGTACGCTGCCCCCGGCACCGTCGCCTCCTTCCGCAACCGCAGCCAGGACGGCTTCTCCGGCGGTGGCCAGATCGGCTACAACTGGCAGATCACCCCCGGCTCCGGCCTCGTGATCGGTGTCGAGGCCGACGCCCAGTACCTCGACTTCGGCCGTAACCGGAACAACGCCTTCGTCTCCGGCGCCGTCGCCCCCGGCTACTACCTCACCGACCCGCGCGGCCTCTCCAGCCTCGACTTCTTCGGCACCGTCCGCGGCCGCCTCGGCTACGCCTTCGACCGCACCCTCGTGTACGGCACCGGCGGCTTCGCCTACGGCTCGGGCAGCGCCGACCGCTCCTTCGGCGGCTTCGCCGGCAACGACAGCTTCCGCACCGGCTGGGCCGCCGGCGGCGGCATCGAGTACGCCCTGCCGACCGACTCGTTCCTGAACTTCTTCCGCTCCTCGGCGGTGACGCTCAAGGTCGAAGGCCTGTACGTCAACCTCGACCGCGGCACCCGCAACCAGGGCGCGTTCGTCATCAACGCCGCCAACAACTTCCCGGTCGTCTACAGCGGCGTCGGTCGCCGCTCCGACGAGTTCGCCGTCGTCCGCGCCGGCCTGAACTACAAGTTCGGCTCCTACTGAGACCGCATCGCGACCGTCGCACCTGACCGAACGGCGCGGGGCCGCTTCCGAGAGGAGGCGGCCCCGCGCCGTTCGGGCTGCCGGAATCCGGCCCGGCCACCCTCCCGTCCTCGCGAGCGCGGCGGCGGTGCGGAAGCTCGACGGCCCGCGGCCGCCGGACGATCCTGCCGGACCTGGCCCGGGACTCAGCCGATCGCCCAGAAGAGCGGCAGGGCGCCCGCCAGGAACAGCGCGGAGGAGATGAGCACGGCGACGCGCTCGCGATGGCGGAGGATGAGGGCGTGGGGCTGGGCGAACATGGGATGGCGGAGCTGAGGGAGCCGGATCGGAGGTGCGCGGTCACGCTGGCATCCGAACCTTGACGGATCGGGGGCAGGTCGCGTCATCCACAGGCCGTCGTCGGCGGGTGTCGCGGCCGTGCCACAGAGGCCGGCGGCACGCCGCGCACCGGCGCGCGGCGCGGGCCCGTCGGGCGGCCCGCACCGCGACCGCGACGATCGTCCGGGCTGTCGTCGCGCCGCCGGAGCGCCGCGCCTCAGGCGACGGCCGAGTCGGGGCGGCCGGGCGGCACGAAGATTTCGGGCGCGTCGATCTGCTCGGCGAACCGCTCGATCGGCTGCGGCTTGCTGATCAGGTAGCCCTGGGCCTCGTCGCACGCCTCCGCGGCCAGGAAGCGCATCTGCGCGTCCGTCTCGACGCCCTCCGCGACGACGCTCATCCCGAGGCTGCGGCCGAGCCCCAGAACCGCCCGCACGATCACCGCCGCCTGTGGGCTGACCTCGACATGGCCCACGAAGGACCGGTCGATCTTGATCTTGTCGAAGGGGAAGGCCTGCAGCGTCGCGAGCGACGAGTAGCCGGTGCCGAAATCGTCCATCGCGATGGACACGCCGAAGGCCTTCAGCCGGCGCAGGATGCCGAGCGCCCGCGCCATGTCGTTGATGATCAGGGTCTCGGTGATCTCGAGCTCGAGCCGCGTCGGCGCCAGGCCCGTCTCGGTGAGGATGGCCAGGACGCGCTCGGGCAGATCCGCCTGCTGGAACTGGCGCGGCGACAGGTTCACCGCGACCTTCAGCGGGTGCGCCCAGCGGGCCGCCTCCCGGCAGGCCGCCCGGAGCACCCACTCGCCGAGCGGCAGGATCAGCCCGCTCTCCTCCGCCAGGGGAATGAAGGCATTCGGCGGCACGAGGCCGCGGGTCGGATGCTCCCAGCGCACGAGCGCCTCGAACCCGAGCAGCCGGCCGGTGCCGGTGCTCACCTGCGGTTGATAATGCAGGATGAGCTCGTCGCCCTCGATCGCCTGGCGCAGGTCGCGCTCCAGGTCGCGCCGGGCGGCCTCGGCCTCGTCCATCGCGGGCTCGAACACCCGGTGGGTGTTCCGGCCTTCGGTCTTGGCCCGGTAGAGGGCGAGATCGGCGCGGCGGAACAGGGTCTCGCTGTCGAAGCCGTGGCCGGGCGCCCGGGCGATCCCGACGCTCAGGCCCACCTTCAGCCGCCGCTTGCCGAAGGGGATCGGTGCCTGGACGGCCGCGATCAGGCGCGCCGCCAGGGTCTCGGCGTGGGCGGGGTCGTCCGCATCGGCCACCAGCACGGCGAACTCGTCGCCGCTGAGGCGCGCCACCATGTCGTCGGCCCGCAGCACCGCGCGGATGCGATGGGCCACCGCTCGGAGCAGGAAGTCCCCGGCCGCGTGGCCGAGGCTGTCGTTGACGGTCTTGAAGCGGTCGAGGTCGAGGCACAGCACCGCGCAGGCGCCGCCGTTCAGGTGCATGTCGGCGAGCCGGATCTCCAGCCGCTCGTAGAACAGGGCGCGGTTGGGCAGGTCGGTGAGGCCGTCGTGGCGGGCCATGTGGGCGACCTGCCCCTCGGCCGCCTTGCGCGCGGTGATGTCGATCTGGGTGCCGATGAAGCGCAGCGCGCGGCCGTCGGCGGCGCGCGCCACCACCTTGCCGCGCGTCATCATCCAGGCCCAGGAGCCGTCCTTGCGGCGCATGCGATGCTCGGACGTGTAGGTCGGCGCCCGCCCGCTCAGGTGCTCGATCAGGGCCCGCTCGGCCGCGCCCGCATCCTCCGGGTGGAGCAGGGCCCGCCACGTCTGCGCGTGGCTCGCCAGTTCGCCGGGCTCGTAGCCCAGCACTCCCCACCAGCGGTCGGAGGACCACGCCTCCCCGGTCGTGAGATCGCAGTCCCAGAGCCCGTCGCTGCCCGCGTCCTGCGCCAGGGCGAGGCGCGTCTCGCTGACCTGCAGCGTCTCCTCGGCCCGCTTGCGCGCGGTGATGTCGGTGAAGGTCCGCACCGCCCCGCCGTCGGGCAGCGGCACGGTGCGGATCTCCAGCACGGTGCCGTCGGGGCGCTCGCGCTCGTAGGTGTGGGCGCGGCACTCCAGGCCGCTCTCGGCGACCCAGCGCTGCAGGGCCTCGCTCGCCGTCCCGAACTCCCCCTGCGCGATCTGGTATTGCCGGACGGCCTCGAAGGTCGGGCGGGACCGCATCAGGGCCGGCGGAAGGTCGAGCAGCGCCAGGGCGCGGGCATTACAGACCTGAACGACGCCGTCGGCGTCGATCATCATCAGCCCCTGATCCATCGTGTCGAGAACGGTGTCGAGGAGCTTCGCCTTCTCCCGCAGCGCGACCGTCCCACTGTTCATACCCGGGGATCCCAATCGTCCGCCTGGGCGAACATTCTGCTGGACGGTGCGAGCTCCCACCGGCTCGGACGTTATCATCGGGGAGCTTTCCGGATTCTTTCCGCAGGAGCTGTGTTCAATCGCTGCGTGCACTACCGGTCGGCGGACCGGGACGCGGCCGGGACGCGGGCTCCCGACGCGCCGTTCCGGCCCTTGCCGGGCCGCCCGCGAAACCCTCTGATAGGCGGCGCGCAGCGGGGACCGGGCCATGGCCGTGAGGCGGATCGTCACCAACATCCGGGCGACGGAGGTCGAGGCGGCGCGGTCCTTCTACGCGGACGTGCTCGGCCTGGAGGTGGTCATGGATCACGGCTGGATCCTGACCTTCGCGGCCCCCGGCATATCGGCGACGCCGCAGATCAGCGTGGCCAGCGCGGGCGGCTCGGGCACGCCGGTTCCCGACATCTCGGTCGAGGTCGACGACCTGGCGGACGTCCTCGCCCGCGTGAGGCGGGCCGGCCTGCCCGTGCTGTACGGCCCGGCCCGGGAGCCCTGGGGCGTGGAGCGGTTCTACGTCCGCGACCCGTTCGACCGGCTGGTCAACATCGTCGCCCATCTGGCGTGAGGCCGCGCGTGGGGCCCGGCCGGCCGCTCACTCGGCCTCGTCCCGGACGAGGGAGATGCAGGTCCGCACCATCTCCTCGAGGCGCAGGTCCTTGGTGTCGCCGATATTGGCGGTCTCCTCCAGACAGCGCATGAAGTACGCCGCGTCCAGCTTGGGCGACAGCGTGCGGAAGGCCCGGCCCATCCGGGTCGAGAAATCGATCTTGTCGGTCGCGCTCGCCCGCGGCCACAGCGAGGCCTTGTCGTCCACGGTCAGGCGGGCGGCCTTCGCCGGCAGGGTCGCGCAGGCCAGAGTCACTAAGACGATTATAAGCTTGGTCTGCATTGTAAATCTCCGATCCAGCGGCATAGAACTGC from Methylobacterium sp. NMS14P includes:
- a CDS encoding outer membrane protein; its protein translation is MTKLLASLAAFTALTAAASAADLPRRAAPPPVFTPVPVFTWTGAYFGINAGYAFDASDRNTGNTFAVPFPYAAPGTVASFRNRSQDGFSGGGQIGYNWQITPGSGLVIGVEADAQYLDFGRNRNNAFVSGAVAPGYYLTDPRGLSSLDFFGTVRGRLGYAFDRTLVYGTGGFAYGSGSADRSFGGFAGNDSFRTGWAAGGGIEYALPTDSFLNFFRSSAVTLKVEGLYVNLDRGTRNQGAFVINAANNFPVVYSGVGRRSDEFAVVRAGLNYKFGSY
- a CDS encoding putative bifunctional diguanylate cyclase/phosphodiesterase, with protein sequence MNSGTVALREKAKLLDTVLDTMDQGLMMIDADGVVQVCNARALALLDLPPALMRSRPTFEAVRQYQIAQGEFGTASEALQRWVAESGLECRAHTYERERPDGTVLEIRTVPLPDGGAVRTFTDITARKRAEETLQVSETRLALAQDAGSDGLWDCDLTTGEAWSSDRWWGVLGYEPGELASHAQTWRALLHPEDAGAAERALIEHLSGRAPTYTSEHRMRRKDGSWAWMMTRGKVVARAADGRALRFIGTQIDITARKAAEGQVAHMARHDGLTDLPNRALFYERLEIRLADMHLNGGACAVLCLDLDRFKTVNDSLGHAAGDFLLRAVAHRIRAVLRADDMVARLSGDEFAVLVADADDPAHAETLAARLIAAVQAPIPFGKRRLKVGLSVGIARAPGHGFDSETLFRRADLALYRAKTEGRNTHRVFEPAMDEAEAARRDLERDLRQAIEGDELILHYQPQVSTGTGRLLGFEALVRWEHPTRGLVPPNAFIPLAEESGLILPLGEWVLRAACREAARWAHPLKVAVNLSPRQFQQADLPERVLAILTETGLAPTRLELEITETLIINDMARALGILRRLKAFGVSIAMDDFGTGYSSLATLQAFPFDKIKIDRSFVGHVEVSPQAAVIVRAVLGLGRSLGMSVVAEGVETDAQMRFLAAEACDEAQGYLISKPQPIERFAEQIDAPEIFVPPGRPDSAVA
- a CDS encoding VOC family protein yields the protein MAVRRIVTNIRATEVEAARSFYADVLGLEVVMDHGWILTFAAPGISATPQISVASAGGSGTPVPDISVEVDDLADVLARVRRAGLPVLYGPAREPWGVERFYVRDPFDRLVNIVAHLA